GCTGCCCTTTTCTCAATTCACGCTTGTGCGCTGATGGTGCTTAGTCCTCTTGTTAAGGGGATACGGGATTAAATCGAAAGTATTCTGTTCTGTAAAAAGGTGTCCTCGAGGAAGACGTTTCATGAAGTGGGCCTCTCGCTGGTGCTGCTGGGTCTGCATGGCTTTTCTGGGTCGGCCCTTGCGCGTAAAGGCCATATACCAGCCTTTGTACTTGGCGTTCTGTAAAGCCGTGTAGTTATTTTCCAGAACGATCTCTGTGAATATGCAGTCCCTTCCACGGCCCTTCCACTGGCAATAAAAAGAGACATGCAGCAGACAACTGAAATGTCAAACTCAGAAATCTGCTATTCAAGCTTGAGTGTTTTATGAGTCTCAGTTTTGTTTAAAGGGCATGATGTTTTTACCTGTGATATGATTTGTGCCACTCAGGccaatgtaataaatataatcttgcaaaaatgtacatgaacACACTAGACGTTTAATTACAAAACTTTGTTAGTGACAtttaatgggggaaaaaagaTAAGTTCTCTCACCCGTCCAATAAGCTTGCCTTTCTTGTTCATGCAAATGTAGTATCCAGTTTTTGCTCCCCTGATTCGAACCCGGCTTCCAAACGTGTCAGTTTCCACAACAAGTTTAGCTGTATAAAGTTAAATTGTTAGCTGTTATCATTCCACATCAATGTATGGTGATATGTACATAGAAAGGATACTCCTGATGCATATTAGGGAGTTTTAAGATTTTACAATGGATTGTAATGCAGGTGGTAAGCAACATTGTTTAATCTAAGACTATCTGGGTTTATCTATGCAGTTTTGCACAGATTGACAACATtgacactgatttttttttttgagtggggtttacttaaaaaaaaaaaaaacctaggaAACAATTTCCATGCAGAAATCGGTAGTGAATTTAACACACCATATTTTCAAGTAAAATGTACACATACAACTTCTTGGTGGTTTACTTTGTAACTCTGTTTCAAGTTACATTTACTCTTTGTTTGTACATTATACTTAAGTAATGTAACACTGAATTAAGccatgtttttaacagtgaacTAACTTCTCAATGCTTTTTTAACATACTTAGTCATGACACACGACACACATGACACACGAATGCCTTCTACAGGATGCTTAATGCTTGCTACATAGTCTATTAGACAACATAGCCTTGCTTTAATGTTGAAAGAAACAATATCCAGAGCTGCGCATGCAGACATCATCACTTGGTGCATAAAACATGATGACGGTAACAATCACCAGCTAATCCTTTTGATTATAAATGGGTAATTTTGAGTggaaaatgaacttcagacttaaaaaaatacaaatttcctaaacataacaacaaaatcaacaatacaaattttataaataaacttgcaaacagccAAACCATGCAAGTTCATTAGTCATTCAAGCCTGTTGCATGTCCAGAACACCACCTTCgaaaagttaatttaatttacttgtgaaatttactca
This DNA window, taken from Xyrauchen texanus isolate HMW12.3.18 chromosome 5, RBS_HiC_50CHRs, whole genome shotgun sequence, encodes the following:
- the fgf8b gene encoding fibroblast growth factor 8b; translation: MRLKSSTLGYLFLQFMTLCFYAQMTMQSISVPNFKHHVTEQSRLSDRTSRRLTRTYQLYSRTSGKHVQVLGNKRVNANGEDGDIHAKLVVETDTFGSRVRIRGAKTGYYICMNKKGKLIGRWKGRGRDCIFTEIVLENNYTALQNAKYKGWYMAFTRKGRPRKAMQTQQHQREAHFMKRLPRGHLFTEQNTFDLIPYPLNKRTKHHQRTSVN